In Macrobrachium rosenbergii isolate ZJJX-2024 chromosome 48, ASM4041242v1, whole genome shotgun sequence, one DNA window encodes the following:
- the LOC136831253 gene encoding single insulin-like growth factor-binding domain protein-2, with protein MATLATLLLSAVLLSLTSGSLAVNCACDHAKCAVLDEGDCPVGIAHDLCGCCAVCAGALGEECGGPWGIYGECGTGLECHQESCPPDTSDADCYLYYLTEPGKCIEKRRRSVLDFFRGADQKGLEAIRDRRRLRLLHELENMKKK; from the exons ATGGCGACGCTCGCAACCCTTCTCTTGTCGGCGGTGCTCCTTAGCTTGACGTCAGG GAGCCTGGCCGTGAACTGCGCATGCGACCATGCAAAATGCGCTGTCTTGGACGAGGGTGACTGTCCCGTCGGAATAGCGCATGACCTTTGCGGATGTTGCGCCGTCTGCGCGGGG GCCTTAGGCGAGGAATGTGGAGGACCTTGGGGCATCTACGGGGAATGCGGCACCGGCCTGGAATGCCACCAGGAGTCGTGTCCACCTGACACCTCGGATGCTGATTGCTATCTTTATTATCTCACAG agccaGGCAAATGTATCGAAAAAAGGCGCAGGTCAGTGTTGGACTTCTTCAGAGGGGCCGATCAGAAGGGTCTGGAGGCCATTCGCGACAGACGTCGCCTCCGGCTTCTCCATGAGCtggaaaacatgaagaaaaagtaa